In Puntigrus tetrazona isolate hp1 chromosome 22, ASM1883169v1, whole genome shotgun sequence, one genomic interval encodes:
- the LOC122327138 gene encoding ceruloplasmin codes for MKGLQWTLLGILCCAGIVSSIRREYFFAIKEIQWDYAPSGKNLIQNKTIKEDEEARVFLEKGEARIGRVYRKAVYQQYTDANYMHEIEKPKWLGYLGPLISAEEGDIIIVHLKNMASRPYSIHAHGLSYNKTSEGALYPDSSEKVEKADDSVAPGKLFSYIWTLPPSHSPGKDDTNCLTRIYHSHVNAPKDIASGLVGPLIICKKGSLDVHGDKTADYLYTLMFTVSDENLSWYLDENIKTYCTAPAKVKKDDEDFQESNKMHSINGYVYGNLPDLSMCMGNKIHWHLFGMGNEVDIHSAFFHGQILTEKQHHVDTISLFPASFVNVEMVADNPGQWLLSCQVNDHLEAGMQAIFEIKKCFPNVHKPRPFGAVRQYYIAAEEIIWDYGPTGTNQYSGKKLADDSVSDTFFENRNDRIGGKYKKVQYVEYTDDTFTKRKERTPEEEHLGILGPVIRAEEEDTIKVTFRNKASKPYSIQPHGVQYSIEMDGTLYHNVLEESYTAKKLRELKKEARVVEPLPAALVRPDTTYQYEWVVPKEGGPTEKDPDCITYMYYSAVDPIRDTNSGLVGPLLICKPKTLKSGKQKNVVKEFHLLATVFDENLSWYLDENINRFATLPKSVKKEDEDFQESNKMHSLNGYMYGNLKGLSMCKGDKVSWHLSGLGSEADIHGLYFEGNRFLFEDTRRDTINVFPHISHTVIMEPDSMGQFEVVCKTTDHYRGGMRANYTVEKCSIWNRQSETMLQQKKYYIAAIEMDWDYSPTRTWEEQMHHSLKDSPGNEFLKKEGKFIGSKYKKVLYREYTDETFTKPKEISDDAKHLGIMGPMIHGKVGEKVKIVFKNMAKRPYSIHAHGVKTDSPRVALTPPGETQTYTWYLPKTSGPTEQQEECSVGAYYSTVDVIKDMYSGLIGPLVICKKSLARTLGLKKEIEEFALLFMIFDENESWYLDDNIKAHVKTPPKDLKEDAEFIESNKMHGINGLVYGNLKGLNMKVGDKVYWYLMGMGNEVDIHTAHFHGHSFDYKVSGTHRADVFDLFPGTFQTVTMRPVYSGTWLLHCHVTDHIQAGMETTYTVLEKDGKKRRFLGIF; via the exons ATGAAGGGACTGCAGTGGACGCTGCTCGGGATTTTGTGCTGTGCTGGCATTGTGTCTTCTATCCGGAGGgaatatttttttgccattaagGAGATTCAATGGGATTATGCTCCTAGTGGTAAAAATCTGATTCAGAACAAAACCATAAAAGAAGATGA AGAAGCACGGGTGTTTCTAGAGAAGGGAGAGGCGCGGATCGGTCGGGTGTATAGAAAAGCAGTGTACCAGCAGTATACTGACGCCAACTACATGCACGAGATAGAAAAGCCCAAATGGCTGGGCTACCTTGGACCCCTCATTAGTGCAGAAGAAGGTGACATAATTATTGTGCACCTGAAGAACATGGCCAGTCGTCCTTACTCCATTCATGCACACGGCCTCAGTTACAACAAGACTAGTGAAG GAGCACTATATCCTGACTCATCAGAAAAGGTAGAGAAAGCAGATGATTCAGTGGCACCAGGGAAGTTGTTCTCATACATTTGGACCCTGCCGCCTTCCCATAGTCCTGGAAAAGATGACACAAACTGTCTTACCAGAATATACCACTCACATGTTAACGCCCCTAAAGACATTGCCTCAGGTCTCGTTGGGCCTCtcattatatgtaaaaaag GCTCTCTAGATGTGCATGGAGACAAAACAGCTGACTATCTTTACACCCTCATGTTCACTGTGTCTGATGAGAACCTCAGCTGGTACCTGGATGAAAATATCAAGACCTATTGTACAGCTCCTGCCAAAGTCAAGAAGGATGATGAAGACTTCCAGGAAAGCAATAAAATGCACT CTATCAATGGGTATGTCTATGGCAACCTGCCAGACCTCAGTATGTGCATGGGCAATAAGATCCACTGGCACTTGTTTGGGATGGGTAATGAGGTGGACATCCACTCAGCCTTCTTCCATGGACAGATCCTGACGGAAAAACAGCACCATGTTGACACCATCAGTCTGTTCCCGGCTAGTTTTGTTAATGTCGAGATGGTGGCAGATAACCCCGGACAGTGGCTCCTAAGCTGTCAGGTCAATGATCATCTGGAAG CTGGCATGCAAGCCATTTTTGagattaagaaatgtttcccaAACGTACATAAACCCAGACCCTTTGGAGCAGTTAGACAGTATTACATTGCCGCTGAGGAAATCATTTGGGATTATGGGCCAACAGGGACAAATCAGTATTCAGGGAAGAAATTAGCTGATGAcag TGTATctgacactttttttgaaaaccgCAATGATCGCATTGGGGGAAAATACAAGAAGGTCCAGTATGTGGAATATACAGATGACACCTTTACCAAGCGCAAAGAGAGGACCCCTGAGGAGGAGCACCTGGGAATTCTGG GTCCAGTCATCAGAGCAGAGGAAGAGGACACAATTAAAGtgacatttagaaataaagcaAGTAAACCCTACAGTATCCAACCTCACGGAGTGCAATATAGCATAGAAATGGATGGAACTCTTTACCACAATGTCTTGGAAG AGTCATACACTGCCAAGAAGCTTCGTGAACTCAAGAAAGAAGCAA GAGTGGTCGAGCCACTTCCTGCTGCATTGGTTCGTCCTGACACCACCTACCAGTATGAGTGGGTGGTTCCTAAGGAGGGAGGACCAACTGAAAAAGATCCAGACTGCATCACCTATATGTACTACTCAGCGGTGGATCCCATTCGAGACACCAATTCTGGGCTGGTTGGACCTCTTCTGATCTGCAAGCCAAAAACTCTCAAATCAGGAAAGCAG AAAAATGTGGTCAAAGAGTTTCACCTTCTTGCAACTGTGTTTGACGAGAACCTGAGCTGGTATTTAGATGAAAACATCAACAGATTTGCAACACTGCCCAAATCTGTaaagaaagaagatgaagaCTTTCAAGAGTCCAATAAAATGCACT CACTCAATGGATATATGTATGGGAATCTGAAAGGCTTGAGTATGTGTAAAGGTGATAAAGTGTCTTGGCATCTGTCCGGACTAGGATCAGAGGCTGACATCCATGGACTTTACTTTGAAGGCAACAGATTCCTCTTTGAAGACACAAGGAGAGACACCATCAATGTGTTTCCTCATATCTCTCACACTGTCATAATGGAGCCTGACAGCATGG GACAGTTTGAGGTGGTATGTAAAACCACAGATCATTATCGTGGAGGCATGAGAGCCAATTATACAGTGGAAAAGTGTAGCATCTGGAATCGTCAGTCTGAGACAATGCTACAACAGAAGAAGTATTACATCGCTGCAATTGAGATGGACTGGGACTATTCTCCCACCCGCACATGGGAGGAGCAGATGCACCATAGTCTGAAAGACAG TCCAGGCAATGAGTTCCTCAAGAAAGAAGGCAAATTTATTGGTTCAAAATATAAGAAGGTGCTGTACAGAGAGTACACCGATGAAACCTTCACTAAGCCCAAAGAAATATCTGATGATGCAAAACACTTGGGAATTATGg GACCCATGATCCATGGTAAAGTGGGAGAAAAAGTAAAGATTGTATTTAAGAACATGGCTAAGAGGCCGTACTCCATACATGCCCATGGAGTTAAAACTGACAGCCCTCGGGTGGCCCTGACACCTCCAG GTGAAACTCAGACCTATACCTGGTACCTCCCAAAGACTTCTGGGCCAACAGAACAGCAAGAGGAATGCAGTGTTGGAGCATATTACTCCACAGTGGATGTTATCAAG GACATGTACAGTGGTTTGATTGGGCCGCTGGTCATCTGCAAGAAGAGTCTGGCTCGTACGCTGGGGCTGAAAAAAGAGATTGAAGAGTTTGCTCTGCTCTTCATGATCTTTGACGAGAATGAATCTTGGTATCTGGATGACAACATCAAAGCTCACGTTAAAACCCCTCCTAAGGATCTTAAGGAGGATGCAGAGTTTATTGAAAGCAATAAGATGCATG GAATCAACGGTTTAGTCTACGGCAACCTTAAAGGTCTGAACATGAAGGTTGGAGATAAAGTGTACTGGTATCTGATGGGAATGGGAAACGAAGTGGACATACACACTGCacacttccatggccacagcTTTGACTACAAg GTCAGCGGCACCCATCGAGCAGACGTGTTCGATCTGTTCCCCGGGACGTTCCAGACAGTTACCATGCGTCCGGTGTATTCTGGCACCTGGCTCCTGCACTGCCACGTCACCGACCACATCCAGGCAGGAATGGAGACCACGTACACCGTGCTCGAGAAAGATG gAAAAAAGAGGAGATTCCTgggaatattttaa